The segment GAACAAAATGGGCAGTGGAACAATTAAAAAGTGCAGCAAAAGCCAGCAGAAATCTTGGGTTGGACGTTCACGGCACCTTTAGCGGCTCACTACTTTGGCACACCGCACATCCCTGGCCTCAACGACCAAAAGGCCTGGTAGAATTAGGCTTTAAAGAATTGGCCGACAGATGGATGCCTATTCTGGACGCTTTTGATGAGCAGGGAGTAGATGTATGCTATGAGGTACATCCCGGTGAAGATCTGCACGATGGAGTGACCTTTGAACGATTTCTTGCTGCAACAAATAATCATAAAAGAGTAAATATTCTCTACGACCCCAGTCATTTTGTTCTGCAACAATTAGATTACATTGAATATATAGATCTTTACCACGAATATATAAAAATGTTCCACGTAAAGGATGCTGAATTTAATCCAACAGGAAAGAAAGGTACTTTTGGTGGTTATGAAGATTGGATAGACAGAGCCGGGAGATATCGACATCCGGGTGACGGGCAGGTGGATTTCAAGACTATTTTCTCCAAGCTCACCAGGTATGGATGCGACGTATGGGCTGTAATGGAATGGGAATGCTGCATTAAGTCACCTGAACAGGGAGCACGTGAAGGAGCGCCATTTATTCAAAGCCATATAATTGAGGCAACAGAAAAGAAATTTGATGATTTCGCAGGAACTGCCATTGATGAAAACAAATTAAAAAAGATCTTAGGAATTAATTAAAAACCAAATAAAATGAAGAAAACAAGTTTATTATTAATGGCAGTTGCTGTATTTACATTAAGCTGTAAAAATGACAAAGAATCACAGGAAGAGAGTGTAAATATGGAGCCACAGGAAGAAAACATTCCGGAAGATCAAGATAGCGATATCGCGCTATTTGATGGTCAAAATATGGATAACTGGAAAGCTTATAATGCAGATGAAATTACCGAATGGAAGATTGAGGATAATGCCTTAGCTTTTTCTCCTACGGAAGGTAGAGAAGGATCTCAAAATCTCATCTCTAAGGATGAATACACGAATTTTGAACTTTCCCTGGAATATAAGATTGCCGAAGGAGGAAACAGTGGAATTATGTGGGGAGTACAGGAGGATGAGAAATTTGGTGAGCCTTATTTAACCTAGTCCCGAAATTCAGGTTCTTGATAATGAAAGACATCCTGATGGTAAAAATGGTCCAATCCGCCAGACTGGAGCATTATATGACATGTCTGAACCTTCAGAGGACGTTACGAAGCCTGCAGGTGAATGGAACGAAATGACCTTAAGAATAAATTACGAAGAGAATCAGGGAACTGTAACTTTGAACGGAACCCAGGTGAACCAATTCCCTCTTCATGGTGAAGAATGGAATAAGCTGGTTGAAAACTCTAAGTTTAAAGACTGGGAGAACTTTGGAAAAGAAAGAACAGGCCATATCGCTCTTCAGGATCACGGGGATAAAGTATCCTACCGTAATATAAGAATTAAAGAATTGGAATAGAATTTAAGTTATCCCTTATATAAAAAGCTGCGGGAGAATCCTGCAGCTTTTTTCTTTAGGACCCATATCTAAAAAAATACTTATTTTAGAAAAAATTGCAAGAATGAACTCGTCCAAAATATTTTTTGAGAATAAAAACGGAGATAAACTGGCAGGTTATCTGGAAATGCCATTTAATACCCAAGCCCATAATTTTGTTCTTTTCGCCCATTGTTTTACCTGTAACAAAAATTTTAAAGCAGTCAAAAATATCTGCTCCGGTTTAACCTCTAAAGGTTTTGGAGTTCTAAGATTTGATTTTACTGGTCTTGGTGAAAGTGAGGGAGAGTTTGCCAATTCTAATTTTTCAGGAAATATTGAAGACCTTTTAGCCGCGGCAGATTATTTAAAAGAAAATTACAAAACCCCCACCCTTTTAGTAGGACATTCTTTGGGTGGCGCTGCAGTATTATTTGCTGCACAGCACCTGTCAAATGTAAAAGCCGTCGCTACTATTGGAACTCCAGCAAGTATAAAACACGTCACTCACCTGCTTCAAGACGAAATAGAGGAAATAAATTCAAAAGGAATGGCATCAGTAAATATTGGTGGACGACCTTTTAGTATAAAAAAACAATTCCTAAACGATTTAGACGAAAAGAAACTTAGTTCAATTTTACCGGAACTTAACAAATCTCTTCTTATACTTCACTCCCCCCAGGACACTATTGTTGAAGTAAAAAATGCTGAAGAACTATACCGCATTTCGAGGCATCCTAAAAGCTTTGTTTCTCTTGACGGTGCAGATCATCTTTTATCTAAAAAAGAAGACTCTTTGTATGTGGGACAGCTAATTGGCAGCTGGGCTTACCGTTATCTTGAGATTCCTGAAGTTCCACAGCCAAAATCGGAACATGAGGTGGTCGCACACCTGGGAAGCGAAGGCTTTACTACTTATGTAAAGACGCGAAATCACCAGTTAATTGTTGATGAACCCGAAAGTGCCGGAGGAAGTAATTATGGACCCTCTCCTTATGATCTTCTTTCTGCAGCACTTGCCTCCTGTACTTCTATGACCATTCAAATGTATGCGAGAAGAAAAAACTGGAAGCTGGAAACTGTTGAAACGCATGTGAATCACTCTAAATCTCACTCAGTTGATTGTGAGGAATGTGAAAAACCTTCAGCCAAAATTGACCTTTTTGAAAGGGAGATAATTGTGCAGGGGGAGCTCGACGAGAAACAAAAACAGCGAATTCTTCAAATAGCAGATAAATGTCCCGTTCACAAAACTCTTCACGAAAAGGTAGAAATAAAAACGAAGCTAAAAGATCTTTAAGGTTACTTCTTTAATTTTTTAATGATTTTATCAAGGAATGTTTCTTTAGCTCCCGGCCTTGCATAACCTATCAAAAACCCTAAGGGTTTTAGGTCTTGAGTATGGTCAAATAGAATTTTTAAAATTCCAAAGAGTGGAACAAATAAAATGAGTCCTGCTGCTCCCCATAGGGCACCTCCTATTATGACTGCAATAATTACAAATAATGGACTCTGCTGAACTTCAGACCCAATAATTAGCTCCAGAACATAACTTTCTATTAACTGAATAATGATAACAATAATTGTAAAAGATACTATTTCCAAAGTACTGCCTCCAAATATGATCATGAATAGAATGGGAAGCAATCCGCTTATAAACGGTCCAACATAGGGAATAACCGTTATGACCATTCCAAATATTATTAATAAAAGGGCGTGAGGCAGGTCATAACCAAAAAATGTAATGGTATACATTACCCCCAGAAGTAACATTACCTGGAGCCTGCCCCATAAATATTTATGGGCAATTTTTTGAGTTTGGCCTAGTATCTCCCGTGTTTCCTCCTTCTTTTCTTTGGGAACGTACATCATTATAAATTGCACAAATTTATCCCGGTTGATTAAAAGCAGAAAGATATAAATTAGAACCAGCAGAAATTTCAGGGTGATACCTGTAAAATCAGCGAGAAGGTTAGAAACAAAGTTTTGAACAAAGTCTAATATTTCTGCTAATCTGCCCTGAAATATTTCCTCCTGTTCCTGCAGGGAATAACCTGTGAGGTAAACTACTTTCTCCTGCAACACCAAAATATAGCCTCCTATTTCCTCCTTTTTCTCGACCAGGTCATTTACAAATATTCCCAGTTGCCGAATAATGAAAAAGAAAATAATACCAATTCCCAGGAATAACAAAAAAGTACTAATAAAAGAGGAGGAAATCCTGCCCCATCCTTTTTGCTCAAGAAAATTAGAGACAGGAACAAGGAGAGTTGAGAAAAAAACAGCAAAGGTTATAGGAATAAATATACTGGCTCCAAACCACAATGCGGCAATAATAAGGAAGCAGAATAAAAGTATGGAATTGGCGTGTTGTAGAGATCCTTTCACATGGATTTGTTAGAATTAGTAATAACTATAATAAAATAATTTGTATAATTTTATAGTTAAATCCTTTATAATTCTTCCTGCTAATCTTTCTAAAAGACGAATTTTAAAAAAAAATTAATAATTATTTTCATTTAGAAAAGGGAAAATGGAAAAGAATAGATAATTTTGAAGTAAGATATTTTACATGTTTTTAGTTAAAAAAAGAAAAATTCTTTTGTTAAGCTAAGCTTAAAACTTTGGTGAATATCGACAATCACTTTAATTTAGTTCCCAGATAAACCAATCTTTCAAATTATGAAAAAATTTAGCTTTACTTTTTTGTTTGCAGCCTCCATACTTATTGTAGGATGTAAAAACGAAAACAAAGAAAATACTACAGAGGCAGACAGTATGAACACTGATACTGAGATGACACAGGAACAAACTCAAGAGGCTAAGAAGATACAGGTCACCCTGGAGCCAAAAAGTGGAAGTGAACTTTCGGGAAATGCCGTATTCACTGAAGAAAATGGAGAAGTGACTGTAACTGCAATTATTGACGGCCTTGCCGAAGGAATGCACGCTATTCATATTCATGAAAATGCTGATTGTTCTGCAGAAGACGGATCATCTCTGCTATGGCTACTGGAATCCCACCTTTGAAAAACATGGAAAATGGGGTGATCCTGAAGGTTACCATCGTGGAGATATAGGTAATTTCAAAGTTGATGCAAATGGAAACGGAACAATTACTATGACTACAGACCAGTGGTGTATTGGTTGTGATGATGACACAAAAAACATAGTTGGTAAAGCAGTTGTAATTCATGACGGTGTAGACGATTTCACTTCTCAACCGTCTGGTGATGCTATTACCAGAGTTGGTTGTGGAACAATAACAGAATAAGATTTATAACATTATAACACAAAAGCAACCAAACGGTTGCTTTTGTGTTATATAAATGTGGCTTCCCTCCTATTCCAACCAATCCCGGAACTCTTTAACCCGCTCTCTTGCAACGATTATTTCCTGCTCATTAAACCTATTTAATTTAATTTTAAGCCGGGAGTTGCTGTAGCTAATAATATCACTAATTGAATTGATGTTAATAAAAAATTTTCTGTTTACTCTAAAAAAAGTTTGAGGGGGCAACTCATCCTCAAGATTTTCGAGACTTATATCCAGGGGAAAACATCTGCTTTCTGTTGTGTAAAGGTAAGTACCTTTATTCTCGCTATAAAGGCATTCTATTTCCTCTATCGGGATCATTTTAAGATGTTGTCCCACTTTAATGGTAAAGCGTCTCTTATACTCACGTTCCAAAGGATTTACCAGTAGCTTCCTTATATCTTCAAAATTTAATTGGACGTTTTGGGAAGCGGGAATCTTACCCTGATAATTATCTATCAAATTTTCATATTTTTTAACAGCCGCATCCAATTCTTCCTCATCAATAGGCTTTAGTAGATAATCAATGCTGTTAAGTTTAAATGCCTGGAGTGCATATTCATCATAAGCTGTGGTAAAAATAATCGCACTTTTGATATCAATAGATTCAAAAATTTCAAAGGAAAGACCATCATTTAGCTGAATATCAAGAAAAATAATATCCGGGTGCTCGTTCTCTTTAAACCATGATATAGACTCTTCTACAGAATGTAAAGTAGTAGATACCTTTACCTCCTTTTTTTCAAGCATCCTGTTGAGCCGTCTTGCAGATGGTTTTTCATCTTCTATAATGATAGCCTTCATTTAGAATTATTTAGCTGAATTATTTTTCTTCTTAAATTATTCCCAGCGTTTTCTTTCCAGTTTTTCCTGATCCATAAATTCCTGGATCTTTCTTTCTTCCCATTTCCTTCCAAAAATAAACTAAGTCCCAAAAACTCCCGCCCAATGCGCCAGTAAACCTATACCCCAAAGAAATGCGGTAATGTAATTCTCCAGATCCAGAAACCTGCTGGAAAAACTTTCATCCCAGGAGCCTCCTAAAATAATAAACAAATTCACAAGGATATAAACCAGGAGGTGCACGTAAAAACCTTTTATCTCTTTAACTCTTTTTTGAGCGGCTTTATATCTATTATTCTCTATGTACCTGTTTTCCATTATTTCCAGCTTTTATTCAGTTTCTCCTCTTTGTCTAAAATCTCTCTTATTTTTCTCTCTTCCCATCTCTTTCCATACCCATAAACAGTGAGGCCATGGATCGCTAACCCAATTCCCCATCCAAAAAGTGGAAACCAAAACCATTGAAACCCAAAATAGGTCTTATAGTTAATAAATATAAGAAAAGGAATAACCAGGCAGTAAGAAGTAAGGTTCCCATAAAATTCTTTTATTTC is part of the Antarcticibacterium sp. 1MA-6-2 genome and harbors:
- a CDS encoding sugar phosphate isomerase/epimerase codes for the protein MKTIKGPAVFLAQFMDSKPPFNTLDGLCKWAADLGYKGIQIPTWENALIDLTKAAESKTYCDELKGKINSYGLEITELSTHLQGQLVAVHPAYDTMFDNFAPEELHNNPKERTKWAVEQLKSAAKASRNLGLDVHGTFSGSLLWHTAHPWPQRPKGLVELGFKELADRWMPILDAFDEQGVDVCYEVHPGEDLHDGVTFERFLAATNNHKRVNILYDPSHFVLQQLDYIEYIDLYHEYIKMFHVKDAEFNPTGKKGTFGGYEDWIDRAGRYRHPGDGQVDFKTIFSKLTRYGCDVWAVMEWECCIKSPEQGAREGAPFIQSHIIEATEKKFDDFAGTAIDENKLKKILGIN
- a CDS encoding DUF1080 domain-containing protein, coding for MKKTSLLLMAVAVFTLSCKNDKESQEESVNMEPQEENIPEDQDSDIALFDGQNMDNWKAYNADEITEWKIEDNALAFSPTEGREGSQNLISKDEYTNFELSLEYKIAEGGNSGIMWGVQEDEKFGEPYLT
- a CDS encoding DUF1080 domain-containing protein encodes the protein MRQTGALYDMSEPSEDVTKPAGEWNEMTLRINYEENQGTVTLNGTQVNQFPLHGEEWNKLVENSKFKDWENFGKERTGHIALQDHGDKVSYRNIRIKELE
- a CDS encoding bifunctional alpha/beta hydrolase/OsmC family protein, producing MNSSKIFFENKNGDKLAGYLEMPFNTQAHNFVLFAHCFTCNKNFKAVKNICSGLTSKGFGVLRFDFTGLGESEGEFANSNFSGNIEDLLAAADYLKENYKTPTLLVGHSLGGAAVLFAAQHLSNVKAVATIGTPASIKHVTHLLQDEIEEINSKGMASVNIGGRPFSIKKQFLNDLDEKKLSSILPELNKSLLILHSPQDTIVEVKNAEELYRISRHPKSFVSLDGADHLLSKKEDSLYVGQLIGSWAYRYLEIPEVPQPKSEHEVVAHLGSEGFTTYVKTRNHQLIVDEPESAGGSNYGPSPYDLLSAALASCTSMTIQMYARRKNWKLETVETHVNHSKSHSVDCEECEKPSAKIDLFEREIIVQGELDEKQKQRILQIADKCPVHKTLHEKVEIKTKLKDL
- a CDS encoding AI-2E family transporter, which produces MKGSLQHANSILLFCFLIIAALWFGASIFIPITFAVFFSTLLVPVSNFLEQKGWGRISSSFISTFLLFLGIGIIFFFIIRQLGIFVNDLVEKKEEIGGYILVLQEKVVYLTGYSLQEQEEIFQGRLAEILDFVQNFVSNLLADFTGITLKFLLVLIYIFLLLINRDKFVQFIMMYVPKEKKEETREILGQTQKIAHKYLWGRLQVMLLLGVMYTITFFGYDLPHALLLIIFGMVITVIPYVGPFISGLLPILFMIIFGGSTLEIVSFTIIVIIIQLIESYVLELIIGSEVQQSPLFVIIAVIIGGALWGAAGLILFVPLFGILKILFDHTQDLKPLGFLIGYARPGAKETFLDKIIKKLKK
- a CDS encoding superoxide dismutase family protein, translating into MKKFSFTFLFAASILIVGCKNENKENTTEADSMNTDTEMTQEQTQEAKKIQVTLEPKSGSELSGNAVFTEENGEVTVTAIIDGLAEGMHAIHIHENADCSAEDGSSLLWLLESHL
- a CDS encoding superoxide dismutase family protein; this encodes MLIVLQKTDHLCYGYWNPTFEKHGKWGDPEGYHRGDIGNFKVDANGNGTITMTTDQWCIGCDDDTKNIVGKAVVIHDGVDDFTSQPSGDAITRVGCGTITE
- a CDS encoding LytTR family DNA-binding domain-containing protein — its product is MKAIIIEDEKPSARRLNRMLEKKEVKVSTTLHSVEESISWFKENEHPDIIFLDIQLNDGLSFEIFESIDIKSAIIFTTAYDEYALQAFKLNSIDYLLKPIDEEELDAAVKKYENLIDNYQGKIPASQNVQLNFEDIRKLLVNPLEREYKRRFTIKVGQHLKMIPIEEIECLYSENKGTYLYTTESRCFPLDISLENLEDELPPQTFFRVNRKFFININSISDIISYSNSRLKIKLNRFNEQEIIVARERVKEFRDWLE
- a CDS encoding 2TM domain-containing protein: MENRYIENNRYKAAQKRVKEIKGFYVHLLVYILVNLFIILGGSWDESFSSRFLDLENYITAFLWGIGLLAHWAGVFGT
- a CDS encoding 2TM domain-containing protein, which gives rise to MEKSKTNEDNSYLRARARVKEIKEFYGNLTSYCLVIPFLIFINYKTYFGFQWFWFPLFGWGIGLAIHGLTVYGYGKRWEERKIREILDKEEKLNKSWK